Genomic DNA from Solanum dulcamara chromosome 4, daSolDulc1.2, whole genome shotgun sequence:
CGTTACTACTTTctctctttttatgcttcttctTGTTTGTCGTTGTATTATCtgtattattaattataatatagtttgtcatataaatattttaattatcgtattattttatatttttattttcttataaaattTGCATTACTTTTTTTGTTAGTTGCTATATTTTCTTATTCTAAATATTTGGATATGCTATATTTAAATTGGAGTATTTCGAAATAGTCTTTCTATTTTCATAAAGTAGCACTAAAATTTGTCTACATTTTATTCTATCCACACCCTATTCGTAAAATTTCACTGGAGTTaggatatgttattgttgttgtactaCTTCCTATGTTTTAGTTTATTACTTCTTTCTTATGCTTTTTTTTTAGTATTAAATgattacataaataatatgtaatgatttcatttagaattttaaaatatttttaataaaatacatctttaattaaattttatgataACGGCGAATCTGTAACGGTGACAGAAATGAGTTGGACACAAAAGGCATTCGGCAGATAGGATAGATAGAGGAGGAAAGCAAAAACGTGTTTCGGTTGACAAAATTATTGGACGGACTAGCTCCTGCcgtcttctttttttaaaataaaataaaattatacaattaactcttttttatttttaataaaatattaaccTTTTCGTCCTACTTGTCATATTTAGCTTTATGAGAACTTAAAATTCCTTTCATATGAATttgattaaagaaaaatatttatcataacattttgattataattcatgtaattttattttcacaaaGCAAAACGTAACAAGTATTTTGGGAGGGAAGTAGACCGCGCTACTATTCTTGTCTCCCcatattttttctcttcctacTACGTGAGCAATGTACAACTCAGTCAACTGAATATCTTTTCGTTTTCTACTCAATTTGGACATCTTATTTCCTACTTATTACAATACTTGCCACTACCTAACCTTGTCAAAAGTTCATTCTGCCCTTCAATCTTTTTttcttatcctttttttttcctagaGATAATGTtatcataataatatttattacgATCAActttatatcattttcaatcatttttgttTGTTCTATTTAAGGAATGATCATATACATTCCTCGTAGTCATGGCTAATTTTCGTAATAATAGCACATTTTTAAGTTTCCGTGATATTTATATATCTTTACTCTTTGTTTTAAGTACAATATCAATTAATCTAATATTTGTCACTCTATTTAAATTAGGTTaagttaaatatataaatttatttgtatTAGTTCCACTAAACTAAAAGAAAGTGCAAAAGAGGTATATTTTTCCAAATTTACTattaaaaatcataactttCACTTCTTCGTGTATAATTCAAAGTAATAAGGGAAATATGTCATTGTTTAAAATAGGTGTCCTtcattcactttttttttttaatttatcaagAATGTACTCTAAAATTCTAAGACCCCCaattaaaaaatagagaagtagttttctactataaattattttagcAAGAGATTTCAAGTGTTTGATCAAATACTAtttcaaattatcaaattaatgTTAAAAGTGAGTGTCTGTATTGATGTGCAACCAAATCGAATTACATACTAAGTAGTGGTACGCATATTAACAAAAGACTAATTTTCATTCTAATCCTTTTTAATGACAAAAGTAACCACACATTAGACAAAGTATTTATATTAACTTTGTAAATTATTGAACGATGTCAAATCCTATCCATGAtttgtattaatttttttcaacataTAGTTACCTCACAATctccatatattttttaaaacattttttgttaaacaaaaattttaaatgatatgtAACATTTTTTGCTTCCTAAACTATTCGAAAATCACCTTTACCAGTATTATAAAAGCAACTTGTATTATAAAGGCGACTTTTTGGGCGCCAAACTACAAATAGAAAAAGTATATAAAAATTTACTTTACAATTAGTACTATTTAAATAGATAAACATATTAAACTCTCTAAAATagctccttttttttttataaaatataagcaCTTATAATTTCTTAGAAATTGATCTAACAAGCTAATCCTCTTTGGTCCACGGAAAAAaaacatcacaatatatcaattattttatgcaaaCATGTTTTTTAATGGACATTGTCAAACTCAATACGTGATTGGAATTTTCTCAATATTTGATAGCTACTTCACCAATTATTTATCTGATGTATGTATAAAATgttgatttttataaaaaataaaataaatctcaCAAATATTCCGCGTTGAAATTAAAAGTTAGTGGACACCCAATAAAACCAAAGTATCAAAGTCTTCTAATCTCACCTGGTAATTTGGTAATAAAGTCAAGTATTAGGGGTAGATAAACAAGCACCTCTACTTATAATACAACTGGCCTTGCCCATTAGAATTTGTCTTCTTCAGAATTTGCAGAAATTAACAAAGTTTTAACAGCGAAAATACAGAGAGAAGATACCAAAATCCAGCCGTTCGAAGCATAATCGAAAAGAATTAGCAAAAGGGATTTTTGATTTCTcgtcatttttttttcaattcaagGAAAAAAATGGGAGTTCCTTCGTATTTGATTGTTTGTGTTCTTGTTGGAGCTTTTTTCATTTCAATGGCGGCCGCCGGCGACAGTGGAAGCTACGATTGGATTATGCCGGCGAGATCTGGTGAATGCAAGGGGAGTATTGCTGAGTGCATGGCTGAAGAAGAGGAGTTTGCGCTTGACAGTG
This window encodes:
- the LOC129884669 gene encoding rapid alkalinization factor, producing MGVPSYLIVCVLVGAFFISMAAAGDSGSYDWIMPARSGECKGSIAECMAEEEEFALDSESNRRILATKKYISYGALQKNSVPCSRRGASYYNCKPGAQANPYSRGCSAITRCRS